The Streptomyces achromogenes genome window below encodes:
- a CDS encoding inositol monophosphatase family protein: protein MTDPLHTELLRLAEEAARRAGELLRDGRPADLAVAATKSSPIDVVTEMDLAAEKLITSLIAERRPDDGLLGEEGAASAGSSGVRWVIDPLDGTVNYLYGLPTWSVSIAAEQDGETVVGVVAIPLRGETYHAVRGGGAWVTGAGGHERALSCRPAAPLDQALVSTGFNYVTEVRTHQADVAQRLIPLLRDIRRGGSAAVDLCDVAAGRLDGYYERGLHPWDLAAGDLIAREAGALTGGRPGERPGRDLAIAAAPGVFEPLQRLLEDFGAWHD from the coding sequence GTGACCGACCCCCTGCACACCGAACTGCTCCGGCTCGCCGAGGAGGCCGCCCGCCGCGCCGGCGAGCTGCTGCGCGACGGACGTCCGGCCGACCTCGCTGTCGCCGCCACCAAGTCGAGCCCGATCGACGTCGTCACCGAGATGGACCTCGCGGCAGAGAAACTGATCACCTCTCTGATCGCCGAGCGCCGCCCCGACGACGGCCTCCTCGGCGAGGAGGGCGCCGCCAGCGCGGGCAGCAGCGGCGTCCGCTGGGTGATCGACCCTCTCGACGGCACCGTGAACTACCTCTACGGCCTCCCCACCTGGTCCGTCTCCATCGCGGCGGAGCAGGACGGCGAGACCGTCGTCGGGGTCGTCGCGATCCCCCTGCGCGGCGAGACGTACCACGCGGTGCGCGGCGGCGGGGCCTGGGTGACCGGTGCCGGGGGGCACGAGCGGGCCCTGTCCTGCCGTCCGGCGGCGCCGCTGGACCAGGCGCTGGTCTCCACCGGCTTCAACTACGTCACCGAGGTCCGCACCCACCAGGCCGACGTCGCACAGCGGCTGATCCCGCTGCTGCGGGACATCCGCCGCGGTGGATCGGCGGCCGTGGACCTGTGCGACGTGGCCGCCGGCCGCCTCGACGGCTACTACGAACGCGGCCTGCACCCCTGGGACCTGGCGGCGGGAGACCTGATCGCCAGGGAGGCGGGCGCGCTGACCGGCGGACGGCCCGGAGAGCGCCCCGGACGCGATCTGGCGATCGCGGCCGCCCCGGGCGTCTTCGAACCCCTGCAGCGACTGCTGGAGGACTTCGGCGCCTGGCACGACTGA